caccataatatgtttgcagatctttaagaaacatgccaagtaaatattcttgtttatcgaaaaacaatgctgaagtcagatattctgctttgaaaatgtgcgttacgtgccggaacggctgtctttgttttggtcatttaagcCTCCCAATGCCAGCACCCCGGCTTGcattggtggaaaacagcgtcaTTCGTTCAGTCAGAATTATGAATGTAATGCGAATTactaattagaaaataatataactattacgaacgtaaacattaggtaggcaggttacattgtaaccccgtgtcctaacaacacgctacgtgacgagatttgcgattgggctgtttgcaccagacagaaatgtaaattctgccattcagaagcacagaatagtgcactcactgcactccaacgaaatggtaagaattataatctaattcatacacattaaacctctttaacattaataaacatgCTGAAGCattatgtgttggttttgagtcacagttgtaaagttcaatttcaaatggcttattttattttcataatctgaggtgaactatctgctgctgctttcagtagtatggcaataaatgtcatgtaaaatggcattcaaactcacattattggCATTAAACATTGAATAAAGCACATCAGGTGTACctgattataaaataaaagtgtaagtaaaaaacaaaatatgtttaaGTGTTCGCTTTATCATGCAATAGTTGCAATGGCGTCTTCTAGTAGTCCCTTTTTAAGTTCTGGATCCTCCAAAATCTGCAAAACCACAAAcaaacagatgaagtcagaattgttagccctcctcttaaattttaattcttttatttttgtccccaatttctgtttaacggaaagaagatttttttcaacacatttctaaacataacagttttaataactcatttctaataactggtttattttatctttgccatgatgacagtaaataatatttgactagatatttttcaagatgctagtattcagcttaaagtgacatttaaaggcttaactgggttaataaggcaagttaaggtaattaggcaagctatagtatagactatctaaaaatatatattgtttaagggggctaataatattgaccctaaaatttcttttattctaggcgaaataaaacaaataagactttattatttattaagaataaatttatttattaatttatttaaaaatttatttatttattattataagaaaTATTATCTGATATAATGTGCAaacattccttgctctgttgaacataatttgggaaatattagaaaaagaataaagaattcacagcagggctaataatttacaCTTCAATTTGACATGAACACACAAAAACCATTATGATCACAGTGGATTTGactaaatgtttgttgtattagTGCTGATGATTGAGTACCTCTCCATCCTCGCTTTTATTACACAAAACCTTCCCAGTCAGAACACAGAAACTGATGGTCACACAGAGCTGAAGCACCGACAGCATGATCATCATGATATCCAGACCTCCGAGGATTATCTAGAAGTGGTCATTTTAGTAtacaattttgttattttttacaataatacataaataatatatactttGTTATGTAAAAAGGTAGGCCtgccacaataatcaatatatcgattTATCGTGCAATACTTAGAGATGACATCAATAGTTTTtgccattgcaatatatatttacaaataacgttaaatgacatttacattctaccttagtttttaattgaacatttacctaataggacatttaatatataaaataggataggggtgacatggtggctcatcGCCTCACAGcttgaaggtcgctggttcgagtcccagctgggttagttgccatttccttgtggagtttgcatgcaatccaaagacatgcgctaaaggtgaattaaataaaataaattgcctgtagtgtataagagtgtgtgggtgtttccagaccgggttgcagctggaagggcatccgctgtgtaaaacatgcaggataagaataaatggactaagccaaaggaaaattaatgaatataaaataggatatttacatttttaacatctaatTATAGAATCTAAATAGCCTTTAGAAtgctaattattttaaagtgcttatggctatttgttttattatgctgTTATACAATCATTATATAATTAGTGGCATAAAACGATCTCAAAATGACAATGTTATCGCTTATCGCAACAATTTCTGTGGCAATACATTGCACAACAAAAATTgcttatcgtgacaggcctaaaaAAAAGGTAATCAAATCATTACCTTACTAAGATTCCTGTAGTACAAACAGTTGTCAAAACTGTTCCCTCTAAAGCCATTATTAGGTGAATAATACCCATAATTTTCATAGCAGCTGAAATTGTTTCCCATTGCCAGATCTAGTGAATACAGCACCACAGCCGAGATAGCCATCGCAGCACTGACTATGTTCAGAAAAACTAGAATTACAagctgtaaaacaaacaaaaaaatatgaataaataaattgcagatgctcaataataataaaaaaactgatgaaATCTCTTGATGCACACTTACCAGCCTTTGACTGGGAAACTTCACTGCGAGAACACACATTATTCCAATAACAAGgaactaaaagaaaaagaaaaaccctagttaaccctaaccctaagcAAATAAAAACACTGGAGCGTTCAAACAGGCTTGAactaaagttataataataacaataataaatacaatttaaataatacattctATTTGTAACACTTGTCCTACATAACATGCAACACAAAGTGCTTcacaagcattaaaaaaaaaagtagaagcaaatacaacaaaataaacaaatatactcAGATAAATGCACatgtacatatatttatacaacagttctgtctggttcttgaatctgtttggctgatagccgtgtgatgtCCTGCAATAAaacactcgtacagcctcctcactcTTTTGTATTACTCCGCCGACATTAAGTGACAGAAGATGAATAAACactgcagtttgacaaatattgcagctgttggacaacataatgtccTTTTGAGgctgagaatgtagttgtttagattgcaactatgcagttcatttatagggatagtgttcattttaaatatttataatgtcatactgagcagagcaaagacggttgacgttacACCACATGATGGCGACAGAGatcgcataataagccctaagaggAGAAAAACCCAGCGTAAATTCAAACTGCAGCcgattaaatcattataaaactagtAAGTGACTCCTagtaaggaaaacctcaaacacgctGCTtcctgtgtgacaacatgggaaaatcaacaagccagaattaacaaaaaaaagccagattacaatttgctaaattacactgggataaagaatcatttttggagacatgtcctgtggtctgatggaactaagattgaactgtttggccataatgaccagtgttacatttggaggacaaaagggaaagcttacaagcctaggaacaccatcccaactgtgaagaatgggctgttttgctgcaggagggactggtccacttcacagcatagatggcatcatgaagaaagaacattatgtagaaatactgaagcaatatctcaagacatcagccaggaattTAACCCATAAGAACCCGGACCGATTTTTCCTTATAGGAAAATTATGGGGCATATAATACAGACCAAGTGGACCACTAATAACATGTTTCTGCAGTTGTTTTTGAAATACAACCCCTCTTTGTGAAAGATCTGTAATGTTACATATATGTCACATTAGGCGTTTAAAGCCCCATAACTGTGACCAATACATTTTGCAACAATTCTTTCGAAACATCAAAATTTGACCTTTTTTGTTATATATGGTTATTTGTGTATTGTTTTCACAACTTGAAAATGtgtgaactaaataaaaataaataactacctcacagcgacacagtggctcagtgggtagcacttttgcctcacagcaagaaggtcactggtttgagtcctggctgagtcagttggcatttctgtgtggagtttgcatgttctacccatgttcgcggtggtttcctccaggtgctccggtttcccccacacaagtgtgtatgggtgtttcccagagctgggttgtggctggaaggtcatcagctaagtaaaacatatgctggatatgttagcagttcattccactgaggtaacccttgattaataaagggactaagccaaaataaaatgaatgaatgaatgaactacctCACACTGAAGGTCAACATGTTAAACATACACATGTTGTCAGCCACCATGGAACACCTTGTGTCATTTTCTCAGTATGCACGATTTCCTGGCATTTTGTCTAAGACCAATACGCAGATAGCTCCCAACCAGTATTTACGATTCTTTAACAGTGAAGTTAACAATTTTTTGAGTTCCAGATTGTTGCACACTGTACAAATGCGTTTGTTCCTTCAGCAACGCGCACATTTCTGCTGTTATTAACTTTCTGAAATATTCCAGTGGTGTGTGAAGTTTTGGCACTTAGTCATTTGAATGTGCACCCGGGGGTTTCAACTTTCTCCAAGAAAAAGTTTAGTTGCCCTTGCTGGCCAAAGTTTATGTTTTGCTGTGCAGCCTCTGAATCTAGATCACTTGATCTGCTAATGTCTAAATCAGATCCACTTGATTCACCGTCCTCCATGTCTTTTCTACTTCAAGTGTAATCAGGATCATCAATGTCTTTATTCGAGTCACTGTCACATCCCTCATACTCACTATCATCTCTGTGGATACACTTTAGTGCATTCTGAACATCAAATTGTTTCCTGAATCTAATCATGTTATTCTCACTTCAATTTTACAACCTTAAAATAAGACTAACATATGATATAAACATCTTGTTACAGCTTATAGTTataaaaatagtttcaaaatacatttcattaacGATATAATTAatgtgacattattattatttttttgttaatatatgcTTTGCAATGAGCAGTAGAAAATATTGaacactaaaataatttaatcagatAAATTAATTGAGCAGTTTGTTACTATTTTTCTTAATGTGACAAATACGTCACATCAAAATTCCACCTACTGTTTTAAGGTTAACAGCccaatgtgacatatatgtcactaCAATATCTTTGTACCTTCATTTATATCATTTTGTTcaagaaatgtatttaaatcatGGTAAATGTAATCTAGGATGTTATTAAAACTTTAGAATAGTTAAATGGGTCAAAACATACCtttagtaataaaaacagatatttttaaaaattgctgaCAGTGCAACATGTGCTCCCCACACAGTCCACCATTTTGGAcatgttgccatgacaacaaaaatGCACACATTCTCACGTGACTGAACCTGGATGTTACTTATACGTCACTTTGAGACTTCCCAAGATAAAAATGAGGAATAATGCTTTTAAAAGACCTTTTCAGATGATCACAATTGTTTGTGACACCCGCGTCACAGTGGGTTCTTATGGGTTAAAagttggccacaaatgggtcttccaaacagaccatgaccctaagcaaactgccaaattagttcaaatgttcTTTAAGGACAattgagtgaatgttttggagtggccatcacaaagccctgacctcaatcctatagaaaatttgcgGCCacagttgaaaaagcttgtgcaagcaagacagcctacaaatctgactcagttcaTCTGACTTCAAACTATTGTGgaaagcttgtggaaggatacccaaaacatttgactaaagttatacagtttaaaagcaaagtaaaaaaaactacCAAGGAAATGCATGTAAACCTTTGActctagaaattaatacaaaaattctctcattattcttcACTataatttagcaaatgtaaatcatttaggttattaaatgtttaagttcctttttttttatactgcatgtaaacttctggtttcaactgtatatgtgtatatatatatatatatatatatatatatatatatatatatacacacacacacacacacacacacacacacacacacacacactatacatgcatacatattacTCATTTTGAATTGAAAAGAAGATATTAAACAAATCTTACCACACCACCAATCAAAAAAGAAGAGCCAAACCCGAAGAAACCCACTGTAATGTTCATGACACCGACTACTATCTGCACAATCTATAGAACAAAAGAACAACAACTGTACCACTTTTACAAAACACCTAAATataaagctgtttaaaataaaaaaaactcactcCAAGTGCTTTGTGAGTGCCAGTCAGCTTATCCTTCAGATCCTGAAATAAAAGCGCAGATTGTAGATTGTAGCATAAATTACTCTGATCTGACTAAATATACACTGTAGTCTACAATATACATTATACAttgcagtcagtcagtcattcattcctcACCTGAGTACCTGCAAAGGTCATATTACAGCTCTTAAAATATGAATACGATTGTGTGCAAATTCCAACTCTTTGTGTTTCTGATTTTGTGTCCTCCACCAACTGCAAAAACCACAGAAAGGAGAAAAGAAAAGCTTTAAAGTTACCTAGACCTATACTGACGTCCAAAGGCAAAGTGCAGTAACTAAATGTTCAGTCAAAAATTGCGACATAACCTACTGTAGAATGGGCTTTGTGAAATACGGTTGTGTCTTATGCTAAAGCTTCCTGAGTTTCCCTTTTTAGAGAAATAAAGTTAAAAACAAGCCAAATATTCAAGCCTAAACAAATCTGACGTTAGCtggtgttaaaataaataaagagttttagttatgctttacaataaggttgtattagttcaggggtgtccaaactcggtcctggagggctggtgtcctgcatattttagttccaaccccaattaaacacacctgaaccagctaatcaagctctttgtaGTTATACtacaaacttccaggcaggtgtgttgaaggaagttggagctaaactatgcaggacaccggccctccaggaccgagtttggacacccctgtattagttaatgtatttactaacatgaacaaacaataagcaatgcatgtattacagtatttgttcatgttagttaagaTTAGTTAATGATAATACAGTTGTCCATTGTTAACGTTAACTCACGatgcattaaaggtgcagtaggtgattgtcttcagaaacattttttgttgtgctggttcaaagtctcttcacagcccaatagtaatgattacagtaaatgatctaaatgtgtttatatgtatttttatattctgggtaaggcataaaacaaaacaaaattcatccaattaaatattgtcggaccgacatctgtcataattctgataagcagctcagactgtctgtcagcaaatgtagattcggacttctgcgcatctgttcacgcagatccgccattagtgCGTGCCCGTCCGCGGTCATGAgacagaccgggagaaatcaaatgctgaactAAACCTtttaaaacctgaatcaatattggagttactttagcatgctggaggaaggatgacaatGGCTGAAGTATTAGACCTACTGTtaaacaggtaatgttctgttttaaaactattttagtcaggctaagctgatGTTAaattgtgttctgttatgaatgacttatatgctcagacgtgttgttcagccactgaaatctcccggtgaaagattgatgtgattattttcagtttcattagGTCCTTTTaaagcatcgataatgtagatttatatttagtttaacatcaaaacatcagtaaatagcgctatttcgCCAaagctgctttactgagctgaagttgcttttatattcacattgggtcatttctgaacaatgacagcctacGTATACTGtctaccatgctactctgaatattcgctctgaaatagcatgtaagtgtggctaagtaataactaactggcgaatgacatgaactggtgggttgtctgtctgctgttgtgacgtggTGCACGGGCttgcgatttcagggggtgtagctttgaatcacagtccctatCCTCCGTCCAAAGATAACATGCTAAGCGGTTACtgcacctactgcacctttaactaatgttaacaagcatgaattaggcattagtaaatgttaaactatgattaataaatgctgtacaagtattgttcatacttagtttatattaataaatatattaactaataaaaccttaatgtaaagtgtgaccagaatTTTTTATGTTTACTGTATGTTTTCTTTCATAATATACACCATAGTACACTTCATTCACACAAAGAAATAATAACGTGTGTATGTGTTGCATTAAACGAGAggatctgattggctgtcaatgCTTTCATAATTGGAAATGAAAGTGCTCTGAATGCGATTCCAACAGTTCTTCTGCGCTGCGTCCATTACAACTtttggacattttttttaatgtgaatagATCTTAAATGTGATGATACAATACCTTCGCAGGTGTAGCCCTCTTACACCAAGACTTTGCAGTCATAGCACAGAAACTGATCGCCACAATCAACTGAAGGATGAACAACACCCTTACATCGTTACACTGTCCTCCAAAAGTGTTCTAGAGGAAAAGATAAATGCatgcaaataaatacaacatttttcatgtgatttttatgttatatttcaATAATACAATTTATAACTGTAACGTGTATTATCCCAGCAAACTAttctgtgtttaatagacgtctaatagacatctaaatgtagacagcttgtcTAATACaagggctgtcagtgaaaatctaatcgACATCTAAGAATAACCCAAaattagactagtcatcaaacagaaagattagacagactttacgggctctattttgacggtccatgcgcagagacGCCATgccaaaacgcagggcgcaaacgctttcagggtgtgtcagaacgcatttttgctaatttaaggacgggaaaatccgctttgcgccatggcgcatggtctaaaagggttgagtttattttcttaatgaggtataagtgtgttttgagaataaaccaatcagagtctcatctcccattcccttttagagccagctgcgtcgcgccataagcgcattttgacgtaaagtaagttcactttcgcttttgctctcgtggatagggaaacctttacgcacagacatcaattagcctttaaataattaatttcgtttgttaagcgcaaatatttgtttcaaaactatttctaaattcagttctaatttccagcaaacgaataaatgaacaatattaaacaagtgtgttcaaaatacttagttatttccaaatacacctgccatgccccatatggtctaaaatttgacacgtggacaaatctaagcttgtttttattaaaacaaatataaatatggatataataaataatactgctaataataatcacattatacaaaagcaaattgaatgaactgaaaaagcctcctgagatgaagaaaataaggcagtggtttttcaatcttcatgtaggctagaaatgtgtttgtaatattttaatcatttatatttatatcctgtatatattcttattttatatatattgtagcgagtacACTGATGCCATGTCGCCCTGGTCACAAATTCACCCCAGCTGGAACCTCATCAACACCGGATcgttcacagctggacctcattaGCCAGGGAGacatataagccagccccacacaggaggaaggCGAGCTTCATTCTCAGATGA
This sequence is a window from Danio rerio strain Tuebingen ecotype United States chromosome 16, GRCz12tu, whole genome shotgun sequence. Protein-coding genes within it:
- the tmem176l.3a gene encoding uncharacterized protein tmem176l.3a codes for the protein MSVTVSHGEGTMIITVSSNPKSKWPMLCQILGSLCYGPVCFVPEDMRETLSSTQRVFGIVQIIFAILNLMLGCFGLIFSFKSCDLFYSSNTFGGQCNDVRVLFILQLIVAISFCAMTAKSWCKRATPAKLVEDTKSETQRVGICTQSYSYFKSCNMTFAGTQDLKDKLTGTHKALGIVQIVVGVMNITVGFFGFGSSFLIGGVFLVIGIMCVLAVKFPSQRLLVILVFLNIVSAAMAISAVVLYSLDLAMGNNFSCYENYGYYSPNNGFRGNSFDNCLYYRNLSKIILGGLDIMMIMLSVLQLCVTISFCVLTGKVLCNKSEDGEILEDPELKKGLLEDAIATIA